In Longimicrobiales bacterium, the following proteins share a genomic window:
- a CDS encoding DUF502 domain-containing protein — translation PSPGRWAIGFLSADAPRAIRHHVPGSVSVFVPTTPNPTTGFLIIVPMDLIREVDMTIDEAFTYILSAGAVSPEGMRGSAGAVSAQGPQDRGAVSTAGGLPGTGGA, via the coding sequence CCCTCCCCGGGTCGCTGGGCGATCGGGTTCCTCTCCGCCGATGCGCCGCGCGCCATTCGCCACCATGTGCCGGGCTCAGTGAGCGTGTTCGTGCCGACGACGCCGAACCCGACCACCGGCTTTCTCATCATCGTGCCCATGGACCTGATTCGGGAAGTGGACATGACGATCGATGAGGCGTTCACGTACATCCTCTCCGCCGGTGCCGTATCGCCCGAGGGTATGCGTGGGTCTGCCGGCGCGGTGTCCGCCCAGGGTCCGCAGGATCGGGGCGCCGTCTCCACAGCCGGCGGCCTGCCCGGTACAGGCGGCGCATGA